The following coding sequences are from one Sesamum indicum cultivar Zhongzhi No. 13 linkage group LG11, S_indicum_v1.0, whole genome shotgun sequence window:
- the LOC105174108 gene encoding growth-regulating factor 3, translated as MDFNLKQWRDESEGEEQETPSPKLPRLLLHSHHPPASASASSALPLFVPEPTTNLSAYSSDNLSSTISVTKLPRMGSYFSLAQWQELELQALIFRHMISGAAVPPELLHLVKKSLITSSPSSSSSSSPYYLCNSLHQYYPHYQSPLVQSGYWGRAAMDPEPGRCRRTDGKKWRCSRDVVAGQKYCERHMHRGRNRSRKPVEIPTSTTTITTTTYGGNGGGEALKTNHSATEGVMATAVGGGAPRFSLSEPSPSKDLLHLNPRTLDSIVETKSPFEAQNGGQGAGGRTLRHFFDDWPKSLHETESVSATNLSISMPGNPSSDFSLKLGTGNGDESRVVSGERERPQLNWATAWETGRVAPMGGPLAEALRSSMSTSSPTSVLHRLPKSSTSEASYVSS; from the exons ATGGACTTCAATCTGAAGCAATGGAGAGATGAGTCAGAAGGAGAAGAGCAAGAAACGCCATCTCCAAAGCTACCAAGACTTCTCCTTCACTCTCATCACCCACCTGCTTCTGCTTCTGCTTCTTCTGCACTCCCCTTGTTTGTACCTGAACCCACCACCAACCTGTCAGCATACTCTTCTGATAATCTTTCATCCACAATCTCTGTCACCAAACTTCCCA GGATGGGGAGCTACTTCAGCTTGGCCCAATGGCAGGAGCTTGAACTTCAAGCTTTGATCTTCAGGCATATGATATCTGGCGCTGCTGTTCCTCCTGAACTTCTCCATCTTGTCAAGAAAAGTCTCATcacttcttctccttcttcttcttcttcttcttctccatatTACCTCTGCAACTCTCTTCATCAGTACTACCCGCATTACCAATCACCTC TGGTGCAATCGGGGTACTGGGGGAGGGCAGCCATGGATCCTGAGCCAGGGAGATGCCGAAGAACTGATGGGAAGAAATGGCGGTGCTCGAGGGATGTGGTGGCGGGGCAGAAATACTGCGAGCGCCACATGCACCGCGGTCGAAATCGTTCAAGAAAGCCTGTGGAAATCCCCACATCCACCACTaccatcaccaccaccacttACGGCGGGAATGGTGGCGGAGAAGCACTCAAAACTAACCATTCCGCTACTGAAGGAGTAATGGCTACTGCTGTTGGTGGTGGCGCCCCTCGTTTTAGTCTGTCGGAGCCTTCGCCTTCCAAGGATCTTCTCCACCTCAATCCAAG GACTTTGGACTCCATAGTTGAGACAAAGTCTCCATTTGAAGCTCAAAATGGTGGCCAAGGGGCCGGCGGTCGCACCCTTAGACATTTCTTTGACGATTGGCCTAAATCACTTCACGAGACGGAGAGTGTGTCTGCCACCAACTTGTCCATATCGATGCCTGGAAACCCATCATCAGACTTCTCCTTGAAGCTTGGCACAGGCAATGGGGACGAGTCTAGGGTTGTGAGTGGTGAAAGGGAGAGGCCTCAATTGAATTGGGCAACTGCATGGGAGACTGGTAGGGTGGCTCCGATGGGGGGACCATTAGCTGAGGCATTGAGATCGTCAATGTCCACGTCGTCCCCAACAAGTGTGCTACATCGACTACCAAAAAGTTCTACCTCAGAAGCTAGCTATGTTAGCTCTTAA